The following are encoded together in the Gemmatimonadota bacterium genome:
- a CDS encoding DUF11 domain-containing protein: protein MKLPHTALPVALVLALASGSAAAQEERAPEALVISATILTWGQARLQTIDAPDRDPNTVAQGDVVEYRLVFTNITGRPVNNIQFTDPLPEGMHYLQGTAGADRDDVDVEFSLDGGASYSEQPMVEVVVDGRTEQRPASPEDYTDIRWTVHGDVQPDARVTATFQVSYGALEKTGPGR from the coding sequence ATGAAACTCCCACACACTGCCTTACCGGTCGCCTTGGTCCTCGCGCTGGCGAGCGGCTCCGCGGCGGCCCAGGAGGAGAGGGCGCCCGAGGCCCTGGTGATCTCGGCGACCATCCTCACATGGGGACAGGCGCGTCTTCAGACGATCGACGCCCCTGATCGAGACCCCAATACCGTGGCACAGGGAGACGTGGTGGAGTATCGGCTAGTCTTCACAAATATCACGGGGCGGCCGGTCAACAACATCCAGTTCACGGACCCCCTGCCGGAAGGCATGCACTACCTGCAAGGCACGGCCGGCGCGGACCGTGACGACGTCGACGTGGAGTTCTCATTGGACGGCGGCGCGTCCTACTCCGAACAGCCCATGGTCGAGGTGGTCGTCGACGGCCGAACCGAGCAGCGTCCCGCTAGTCCGGAGGATTACACGGACATCCGGTGGACGGTGCACGGCGACGTTCAGCCCGACGCCAGAGTGACGGCGACCTTTCAGGTCTCATACGGCGCACTGGAGAAAACCGGCCCCGGGCGCTAG
- the groL gene encoding chaperonin GroEL (60 kDa chaperone family; promotes refolding of misfolded polypeptides especially under stressful conditions; forms two stacked rings of heptamers to form a barrel-shaped 14mer; ends can be capped by GroES; misfolded proteins enter the barrel where they are refolded when GroES binds) has protein sequence MAAKELQFDVEARARLKKGVDKLAQAVKVTLGPKGRNVVLDRKFGSPMVTKDGVTVAKEVELEDPVENMGAQMVKEVATKTSDVAGDGTTTATILAQAIFGEGLKNVTAGTNPMGIRRGIDKGVIRVVEELEKLSVETKGKKEVAQVAAISANNNIEIGDLISEAMEKVGKDGVITVEEARGLETTLETVDGMQFDRGYLSPYFVTDPERMEVVLEDAMILIHDKKISSMKDLLPILEKVAQMGKPLLIVSEDVEGEALATLVVNKLRGTLKVAAVKAPGFGDRRKAMLQDIAILTGGQVVSEEVGFKLENAVAADLGSAKRIVIDKDDTTLIDGGGEKDKIKGRIDEIRVSIDKSTSDYDSEKLQERLAKLAGGVAVINVGAPTETEMKEKKALVEDALHATRAAVEEGIVPGGGVALLRAQEMLDNLELDREDEQIGVQILARALEHPIRQIAENAGVEGCIVVARVRSEKGAVGYNADTNVYEDLVKAGVIDPTKVVRTALQNAASIAGMLLTTEAVVVEKPEEKNGVPAMPGGGGMGGMY, from the coding sequence ATGGCAGCTAAAGAGCTCCAATTCGACGTCGAGGCGCGTGCGCGTCTCAAGAAAGGCGTCGACAAGCTCGCCCAGGCCGTGAAAGTGACCCTCGGCCCCAAGGGCCGGAACGTGGTCCTGGATCGGAAGTTCGGCTCCCCCATGGTGACCAAGGACGGCGTGACCGTTGCCAAGGAAGTGGAGCTCGAGGATCCCGTGGAGAACATGGGAGCCCAGATGGTCAAAGAAGTCGCCACGAAGACTTCTGACGTGGCCGGTGACGGTACGACCACCGCCACGATACTCGCGCAGGCGATCTTCGGCGAAGGCCTGAAGAATGTGACTGCAGGCACGAACCCGATGGGCATCCGCCGCGGTATCGACAAGGGTGTCATTCGTGTCGTGGAGGAGCTCGAGAAGCTCTCGGTCGAGACCAAGGGTAAGAAAGAAGTCGCGCAGGTCGCCGCCATTTCGGCCAACAACAACATCGAGATCGGTGACCTCATCTCGGAAGCGATGGAGAAGGTGGGCAAGGACGGCGTCATCACGGTCGAGGAGGCACGCGGCCTGGAGACGACACTCGAAACGGTCGACGGGATGCAGTTTGACCGCGGCTATCTCTCCCCGTACTTCGTGACGGATCCGGAGCGGATGGAGGTAGTTCTCGAGGATGCGATGATCCTCATCCACGACAAGAAGATCAGCTCGATGAAGGACCTGCTGCCGATCCTTGAGAAGGTCGCGCAGATGGGCAAGCCGCTCCTGATCGTCTCTGAGGACGTCGAGGGTGAGGCGCTTGCGACGCTGGTCGTGAACAAGCTCCGCGGCACGCTCAAAGTCGCCGCCGTAAAGGCGCCCGGCTTCGGTGATCGCCGCAAGGCCATGCTCCAGGACATCGCGATTCTCACGGGCGGTCAGGTGGTCTCGGAGGAGGTCGGCTTCAAGCTCGAGAACGCCGTCGCCGCCGACCTCGGGTCGGCCAAGCGTATCGTCATCGACAAGGACGACACGACGCTCATCGACGGTGGGGGAGAGAAGGACAAGATCAAGGGGCGCATCGACGAGATCCGCGTTTCGATCGACAAGAGCACCTCGGACTACGACAGCGAGAAGCTCCAGGAGCGCCTCGCGAAGCTCGCGGGCGGTGTGGCCGTCATCAACGTCGGCGCGCCGACTGAGACCGAGATGAAGGAGAAAAAGGCCCTTGTCGAGGACGCGCTTCACGCTACGCGCGCGGCGGTCGAAGAGGGCATCGTCCCGGGTGGTGGCGTTGCGCTGCTGCGGGCGCAGGAGATGCTCGACAATCTCGAGCTTGACCGTGAGGATGAGCAGATCGGGGTGCAGATTCTGGCTCGGGCGCTCGAACATCCCATTCGTCAGATCGCCGAGAACGCCGGCGTGGAAGGCTGCATCGTGGTCGCCAGGGTGCGCTCCGAGAAGGGCGCCGTCGGCTACAACGCCGATACGAACGTGTACGAGGATCTGGTGAAGGCCGGCGTCATCGACCCAACCAAGGTGGTGCGCACGGCTCTGCAGAACGCCGCGTCGATCGCGGGCATGCTGCTCACGACAGAAGCTGTGGTCGTCGAGAAGCCGGAAGAGAAGAACGGGGTTCCGGCGATGCCGGGCGGTGGTGGCATGGGCGGGATGTACTAG
- the groES gene encoding co-chaperone GroES: protein MGKATKVKPLSDRVVVLPLDEDEQMKGGLYIPDTAKEKPSQGKVIAVGPGKVSDEGARLEMDVKVGDKVLYGKYSGTDVTLDGEEYLILRESDILAIVP from the coding sequence ATGGGTAAAGCGACAAAGGTTAAGCCGTTGTCGGACCGGGTAGTGGTATTGCCGCTCGACGAGGACGAGCAGATGAAGGGTGGACTGTACATCCCTGACACGGCCAAGGAGAAGCCGTCCCAAGGCAAGGTCATCGCAGTGGGTCCGGGCAAGGTTTCTGACGAGGGCGCCCGGCTCGAGATGGACGTGAAGGTCGGAGACAAAGTGCTGTACGGGAAGTACAGCGGCACTGACGTCACCCTCGACGGTGAGGAGTACCTCATCCTCCGCGAGTCCGACATCCTCGCCATCGTCCCGTAA
- a CDS encoding type III pantothenate kinase codes for MQMVVDVGNTETVVGLATSTTELAVHWRVSSSVPRTSDEMTALIRAFLAGDGIDEARITRGVIGSVVPSLNQVWMKTLGEITQGEVIAVGPASDLPIVLDVEEPLSVGADRVVNTLAARELYRRDTIAVDLGTATTFDCITGEGVFCGGVISPGVSAGLEWLSARTAKLPNVELKPPEIVIGRRTETCIQSGVFYQAIDAVDGIVRRIKEEWDRPEAYVVATGGFADTMGPHLTTVDRIEPLLTLYGLAMAGDIIAGAS; via the coding sequence ATGCAGATGGTCGTCGACGTAGGAAACACTGAGACTGTCGTAGGGCTCGCCACCAGCACCACCGAGTTGGCAGTGCACTGGAGGGTGAGTTCGAGCGTCCCACGCACGAGCGACGAGATGACCGCGCTGATCAGGGCCTTCCTGGCGGGCGACGGCATCGACGAGGCCCGGATCACGCGCGGCGTCATCGGCTCTGTGGTCCCTTCCCTGAACCAAGTGTGGATGAAGACACTCGGCGAGATCACTCAAGGCGAGGTCATCGCTGTAGGGCCGGCGTCCGACCTCCCCATCGTGCTCGACGTTGAGGAGCCGCTTTCGGTCGGTGCGGACCGAGTCGTCAATACCCTAGCGGCGCGCGAGCTTTACCGCCGCGATACGATTGCGGTCGATCTCGGGACCGCCACCACGTTCGACTGCATCACCGGCGAGGGTGTGTTCTGCGGTGGCGTCATCTCCCCTGGCGTGAGCGCAGGCCTCGAGTGGTTATCCGCTCGCACCGCCAAGCTGCCGAATGTCGAGCTCAAGCCGCCCGAGATCGTCATCGGTAGACGCACGGAGACGTGCATCCAGAGCGGGGTCTTCTATCAAGCGATCGACGCCGTCGACGGCATCGTGCGGCGCATCAAGGAGGAGTGGGATCGTCCTGAGGCTTATGTGGTCGCCACCGGAGGATTTGCGGACACGATGGGGCCGCACCTTACCACCGTCGATCGGATCGAGCCACTCCTAACGCTCTACGGGCTGGCAATGGCTGGGGACATCATCGCAGGCGCTTCCTAG
- a CDS encoding biotin--[acetyl-CoA-carboxylase] ligase, which yields MARLSYWEGEPVSVWTDRWGVPVFEAHDELASTNDRLKEIAGQGAGHFSVVISESQSAGRGRRSTAWHSPAGSGLWMSVLLPASSPSVGYLPLIVGLATARAVEQVASVIEAGIEWPNDVLIGGKKVAGVLCEAVRGSSAGSGEVVVAGIGVNVRTPPGGFAQDIATRAGSLEESLETPVSRGALSGAILGELMRVTEAGGSHSLALPEQVLAALNRRDVFSNQRVRTEQEGPGIARGILETGALLLERDDGSRVGVVAGSVRLAARGRSTEGRPPASGYPGVSRDQE from the coding sequence GTGGCGCGCCTGAGCTACTGGGAAGGCGAGCCGGTTTCTGTCTGGACCGACCGGTGGGGTGTGCCGGTCTTCGAAGCACACGACGAGCTCGCCTCGACGAATGATCGGTTGAAGGAGATCGCGGGGCAGGGTGCTGGACACTTTTCGGTCGTCATCTCGGAGTCCCAGAGCGCCGGGCGTGGCCGGCGAAGCACTGCGTGGCACTCTCCGGCCGGGTCCGGTCTCTGGATGTCGGTTCTGCTCCCGGCTTCGAGCCCGTCCGTAGGGTATCTGCCCCTGATCGTGGGACTCGCGACGGCGCGAGCCGTCGAGCAGGTGGCGTCGGTGATCGAGGCTGGAATCGAATGGCCGAACGACGTCCTCATAGGAGGGAAGAAGGTGGCGGGCGTCCTGTGCGAGGCCGTCCGCGGCAGCTCGGCCGGTTCGGGGGAGGTCGTCGTGGCGGGCATCGGTGTCAACGTGCGCACGCCGCCAGGCGGCTTCGCACAAGACATCGCCACGCGCGCGGGCTCGCTCGAGGAGTCGCTCGAAACACCGGTGTCCAGGGGGGCACTTTCAGGTGCGATCCTTGGGGAGTTGATGCGGGTGACAGAGGCCGGGGGATCCCACAGCCTCGCACTTCCGGAGCAGGTGCTCGCCGCCCTGAACCGCCGCGACGTGTTCTCGAACCAGCGCGTGCGTACGGAACAGGAGGGGCCCGGGATCGCGCGCGGTATTCTCGAGACGGGTGCGCTGTTGCTGGAGCGCGATGACGGTTCCCGGGTAGGCGTGGTGGCCGGGAGCGTCCGCCTAGCAGCCCGTGGGAGAAGTACAGAGGGCCGCCCACCCGCAAGCGGGTACCCGGGGGTCTCGCGAGATCAAGAGTAG
- a CDS encoding undecaprenyl-diphosphate phosphatase yields the protein MTVWEAAVLGFVQGATEFLPVSSSGHLVITQSVLGSATQGMLFEVAVHVATLLSILLVYRARIVGLASGVLKGDREALAYVGLIVTATIPIVIAGRLAQDRIEALFDNPMVSGVGLLVTGVVLWSSRGGIARGARERPALTAAVLIGLAQVCAVVPGISRSGTTVVAALWLGVYAEEAAAFSFLMAIPAIAGAAVLQIPNLGSASALGITPLLVGSAVAAATGVLAIRTFVAMLDKRSFHLFAPYCWLVGGAFLSYLWVR from the coding sequence ATGACAGTTTGGGAAGCCGCCGTTCTCGGATTCGTCCAGGGAGCGACGGAATTCCTGCCAGTCTCTAGTTCGGGTCATCTGGTCATTACCCAGTCGGTGCTCGGAAGTGCAACACAGGGCATGCTCTTCGAGGTCGCGGTGCATGTCGCGACGCTGCTCTCGATCCTTCTCGTATATCGCGCCCGGATCGTGGGCCTCGCGAGCGGCGTACTCAAGGGGGATCGTGAGGCGCTGGCATACGTGGGCCTGATCGTCACGGCAACGATCCCGATCGTGATTGCGGGCCGCTTGGCGCAGGACCGCATCGAGGCGCTCTTCGACAACCCCATGGTATCGGGTGTCGGGCTCCTGGTGACTGGCGTCGTCCTGTGGTCGAGCCGCGGCGGGATTGCCAGGGGAGCGCGCGAACGCCCGGCGCTTACAGCCGCGGTGCTGATCGGCCTGGCCCAAGTGTGCGCGGTCGTGCCCGGCATCTCGCGATCCGGGACGACCGTGGTCGCTGCGCTGTGGCTCGGGGTTTACGCCGAGGAAGCGGCGGCCTTCTCATTCCTCATGGCGATTCCGGCGATCGCGGGCGCGGCGGTGCTCCAGATTCCCAATCTTGGTTCGGCTTCGGCGCTGGGCATCACGCCCCTGCTCGTGGGTAGCGCAGTGGCCGCGGCAACCGGCGTGCTCGCCATACGAACGTTCGTCGCGATGCTCGATAAGCGTTCCTTTCACCTCTTCGCCCCGTATTGCTGGCTGGTCGGCGGCGCCTTCCTCTCCTACCTGTGGGTGCGGTGA
- the bshA gene encoding N-acetyl-alpha-D-glucosaminyl L-malate synthase BshA, producing the protein MRIGITCYPTYGGSGAVATELGLALAQRGHEVHFVSYAQPFRLEHFRERVFFHEVEMEDYPLFEHPPYSLALAVALHDTARKHELDLVHVHYAIPHATSAWIAHEMLGEESDLKIVTTLHGTDITLVGLHPSFHAITRFSILRSHGLTAVSEFLKRETVRDFTVPEERIEVIPNFVDTAVYRPGLEPCHREAFALEGEKIVMHISNYRAVKRVEDVVSVFARLTAKQPSRLVLIGDGPERPRVLMRADELGVRDRVLFLGKHTSVHELLSCADLFLLPSGSESFGLVALEAMACGVPVVASNVGGLPEVIEHGTTGYMFDIGDIDGMVEAGLRILGDDDLWRSLSDAGRALAEERFSAERVVPLYERYYERVLGAPQ; encoded by the coding sequence ATGAGGATCGGCATCACCTGCTATCCGACGTACGGTGGCTCCGGAGCGGTCGCGACCGAGCTAGGCCTTGCGCTCGCTCAGCGCGGGCACGAGGTACACTTCGTCTCCTACGCCCAGCCGTTCCGGCTGGAACACTTCCGTGAGCGGGTCTTCTTCCACGAGGTCGAAATGGAGGACTACCCGCTCTTCGAGCATCCCCCGTACTCGCTCGCGCTCGCGGTCGCGTTGCACGACACCGCGCGCAAGCACGAGTTGGACCTGGTGCACGTACACTACGCCATCCCGCATGCCACGTCGGCATGGATCGCGCACGAGATGCTGGGTGAAGAGAGCGACCTGAAGATCGTCACGACGCTGCACGGCACGGACATCACACTGGTGGGGCTTCACCCGTCGTTCCACGCCATCACACGCTTCTCAATACTGAGGTCGCACGGACTGACCGCCGTATCGGAGTTCTTGAAGCGTGAGACTGTTCGGGACTTCACGGTTCCGGAAGAACGGATCGAGGTGATCCCGAACTTCGTCGACACCGCGGTCTACCGGCCGGGGCTCGAGCCATGCCACCGCGAAGCGTTCGCCCTGGAAGGCGAGAAGATCGTGATGCACATCTCCAACTATCGTGCGGTGAAGCGCGTGGAAGACGTCGTGTCCGTCTTCGCCCGATTGACCGCAAAGCAGCCGTCGAGACTGGTGCTCATTGGCGACGGACCCGAACGTCCTAGGGTCCTCATGCGCGCCGATGAGCTCGGTGTGCGCGACAGGGTTCTTTTCCTGGGCAAGCACACCTCCGTGCACGAGTTGCTTTCGTGCGCCGACCTCTTCTTGTTGCCTTCGGGCAGCGAGTCGTTTGGTCTCGTCGCGCTCGAAGCCATGGCGTGTGGTGTGCCGGTCGTGGCATCGAATGTAGGCGGGCTGCCCGAGGTCATCGAACACGGGACGACGGGCTATATGTTCGACATCGGGGACATCGACGGCATGGTTGAGGCAGGACTGCGCATCCTGGGAGACGACGACCTTTGGCGGTCGCTCTCGGACGCGGGCCGGGCACTCGCCGAGGAACGGTTCTCGGCAGAGCGAGTCGTGCCTCTGTACGAGCGGTACTACGAGCGAGTGCTAGGGGCGCCTCAATGA
- the miaA gene encoding tRNA (adenosine(37)-N6)-dimethylallyltransferase MiaA: MNASDGATSFLAVTGPTASGKTDLSLALAEHLDIEIISMDSRQVYTGMDIGTDKVLAEHRKRVPHHGLDLVQPDGRYSAGQFARDVRRWVDEISGRGRIPVIVGGTGFFLKAVMEPIFAEPPMETARVEAIRNYLKGQQPALLARWVERLDPDRAPLAIEGGPQRMSRTLEVALLTGVPLSRWHREAPAQAEGIAGTVVLLELPREEMDRRIDDRVSRMVERGLLEEVRGLLDAGYDGDAPGMTGTGYREAIRHLEGEITLEEAMEEIRANTRRYARRQITWFRNQLPASVLRIDATAPIEDQVRMTLEAWSADGVAPSGGRCGVAS, from the coding sequence GTGAACGCATCCGACGGCGCCACCTCTTTCCTCGCGGTCACGGGCCCCACCGCCTCCGGGAAGACCGACCTCTCGCTCGCGCTCGCCGAGCACCTCGACATCGAGATCATCTCGATGGACTCGCGCCAGGTGTATACCGGCATGGACATCGGGACCGACAAGGTGCTCGCAGAGCATAGGAAGCGAGTTCCGCATCACGGTCTCGACCTGGTCCAGCCGGACGGACGATACTCGGCGGGTCAGTTCGCCCGGGACGTGCGCCGTTGGGTAGACGAGATCTCGGGGAGGGGACGAATCCCGGTCATCGTCGGCGGGACGGGCTTCTTCTTGAAGGCAGTCATGGAACCCATCTTCGCGGAGCCTCCAATGGAGACGGCGCGCGTCGAAGCGATCCGCAACTACCTGAAAGGACAGCAGCCTGCGTTGCTCGCCCGATGGGTGGAGCGGCTCGATCCGGACAGGGCGCCTCTCGCGATCGAAGGAGGTCCCCAGCGAATGAGCCGCACGCTCGAGGTCGCCCTGCTCACTGGGGTGCCGCTGTCACGCTGGCATCGTGAGGCGCCTGCACAGGCCGAGGGGATCGCCGGAACGGTCGTACTGCTCGAGCTCCCGCGCGAGGAGATGGATCGCCGCATCGACGACCGTGTGAGCCGCATGGTGGAACGGGGACTTCTGGAAGAGGTACGGGGCTTGCTGGACGCCGGGTATGACGGGGACGCACCCGGGATGACGGGGACAGGATATCGGGAAGCGATCCGACACCTGGAGGGCGAGATCACGCTCGAGGAGGCCATGGAAGAGATTCGTGCGAACACGCGTCGGTACGCCCGGCGCCAGATCACGTGGTTCCGAAATCAGTTGCCGGCCTCGGTGCTCCGCATCGACGCCACCGCGCCGATCGAGGATCAGGTGCGCATGACGCTGGAGGCGTGGAGTGCGGACGGCGTCGCCCCCTCGGGCGGACGTTGTGGGGTGGCCTCATGA
- the mutL gene encoding DNA mismatch repair endonuclease MutL, with protein MARRIQVLPDVVANQIAAGEVVERPASVVKELVENALDARARRVEIAIERGGKRRIRVSDDGIGMGREDALLCLDRYATSKIAVAEDLRGIRTFGFRGEALPSIAAVSRLTLDTRDADEDVGTRVLVDGGQISAVEDLPRRRGTTVEVRNLFYNAPARAKFLKSVSAESRVISEATTGLALANPKVAFLLTSDDRTLLDLPAVDDAAARVGQVWGADQSSTLILASNSENGFDLKGLVQRPDAAKPGVRRSYLFVNGRPFRAPRLVKAAERGYRTTIPEGARPWMFFYLQVPKGHVDVNVHPAKAEVRFKEWSRIETLVEDAVRGALEREESSATFDTQLAPPPLVVREGSEGPLAPTSDAQMALFMAGADVSGETDPDGASAAPELEPGAARPRLWQALHTYILAETRDGILIVDQHSAHERVLFQRLMESFERGGEEGQRLLFPLTIRLTQAEIEQVVDLKGLLERVGFEVEPFGGDTVIVHAVPNPHRYFDAERAFREMVEELTHGSELVRSAKNQHERIAMTFACKGAIKAGQKLSGAEMQELFDELFATDLPHHDVHGRPTVVRLSRGELARKFGRT; from the coding sequence ATGGCTAGGCGCATCCAGGTACTTCCGGACGTCGTGGCGAACCAGATCGCCGCGGGTGAGGTCGTGGAACGCCCCGCGTCTGTGGTGAAGGAGCTCGTCGAGAACGCGCTCGACGCTCGGGCGCGCCGGGTCGAGATCGCGATCGAACGCGGCGGTAAGCGCCGCATCCGGGTCAGCGACGACGGCATCGGCATGGGGCGGGAAGACGCGTTGCTCTGCCTGGACCGCTACGCGACGAGCAAGATCGCCGTGGCGGAAGACCTCCGAGGAATCCGCACCTTCGGCTTCCGTGGCGAAGCGCTGCCTTCGATCGCAGCAGTATCGCGGCTGACGCTGGACACCCGCGACGCCGACGAGGATGTCGGAACGCGGGTGTTGGTCGACGGTGGCCAAATCAGCGCGGTCGAGGATCTTCCCCGCCGCCGCGGTACGACGGTCGAGGTTAGGAACCTGTTCTACAACGCGCCCGCGCGGGCCAAGTTCTTGAAGTCGGTGAGCGCGGAGAGCCGCGTGATCAGCGAAGCCACGACCGGGCTTGCGCTCGCCAACCCCAAGGTCGCCTTCCTGCTGACCTCCGACGATCGCACGCTGCTCGATCTACCAGCGGTGGATGACGCGGCCGCGCGAGTTGGGCAGGTGTGGGGCGCCGATCAGAGCAGCACTCTGATTCTTGCTTCGAACAGCGAGAACGGGTTCGACTTGAAGGGGCTCGTGCAGCGTCCAGATGCCGCGAAGCCCGGTGTGCGGCGGAGCTATCTCTTCGTGAACGGACGGCCGTTCCGTGCGCCGCGGCTCGTAAAGGCTGCCGAACGCGGCTATCGCACTACCATCCCGGAGGGAGCGCGTCCGTGGATGTTCTTCTATCTGCAGGTTCCGAAGGGACACGTGGACGTCAACGTGCACCCCGCGAAGGCAGAAGTGCGCTTCAAGGAGTGGTCGCGGATCGAGACTCTGGTCGAAGACGCGGTGCGTGGTGCACTGGAGCGAGAGGAAAGCTCCGCGACGTTCGACACGCAGCTCGCGCCGCCGCCTCTGGTGGTCCGCGAAGGTAGCGAGGGCCCCCTCGCCCCCACCTCGGACGCGCAGATGGCGCTCTTCATGGCCGGTGCCGATGTGTCGGGCGAGACGGATCCGGACGGAGCCAGCGCAGCACCGGAGCTCGAACCCGGTGCCGCTCGGCCCCGTCTGTGGCAAGCGCTCCACACATACATCCTCGCTGAGACGCGCGACGGCATCCTCATCGTGGACCAGCACTCCGCGCACGAGCGAGTGCTCTTCCAGCGCCTCATGGAGAGCTTCGAACGGGGAGGGGAGGAAGGACAGCGCTTGCTCTTCCCGCTCACGATCCGACTCACCCAGGCCGAAATCGAGCAGGTCGTCGACCTCAAGGGTCTGCTCGAGCGCGTCGGCTTCGAGGTCGAGCCCTTCGGAGGAGATACCGTGATCGTGCACGCGGTGCCCAACCCGCACCGTTACTTCGACGCGGAACGCGCGTTCCGGGAGATGGTCGAGGAGTTGACCCACGGGTCCGAGCTCGTGCGCTCCGCCAAGAACCAGCACGAACGCATCGCGATGACCTTCGCGTGCAAGGGCGCGATCAAGGCAGGGCAGAAGCTCTCCGGGGCGGAGATGCAGGAACTGTTCGACGAGCTCTTCGCCACAGACCTACCTCACCACGATGTGCATGGCCGCCCGACCGTCGTGAGGCTTTCCCGGGGAGAGCTCGCGAGGAAGTTCGGACGGACGTGA
- a CDS encoding TatD family hydrolase: protein MELFDSHCHLTDAAFRDDREAVLHRATEAGVSRWVTIASDVDDTEQALELVRGRAGAWCTAGVHPHEAGDAASDAMERVRALATTNPEVVAIGETGLDFYYDNAPRDVQRRLFEQHLELAGELRLPVIVHAREADEEIAAALRGMAEGTAGVLHCFTGGPFAFAEATRAGWYVSFSGIASFKNFGAADLLREVPADRLLIETDSPYLAPVPRRGKRNEPSYVAYVAAAVANRIERDVEEVARQTTENACRFYGVD, encoded by the coding sequence ATCGAGCTCTTCGACAGCCACTGTCATCTTACCGACGCCGCCTTCCGGGACGACCGGGAGGCGGTGTTGCATAGGGCCACCGAAGCGGGGGTAAGCCGGTGGGTCACCATCGCCTCCGACGTCGATGACACCGAGCAGGCGCTCGAGCTCGTCCGTGGCCGCGCCGGCGCATGGTGCACGGCGGGCGTGCATCCCCACGAAGCCGGCGATGCGGCAAGCGATGCGATGGAACGCGTGCGAGCATTGGCGACCACCAACCCAGAGGTGGTCGCGATCGGTGAGACGGGGCTCGACTTCTACTACGACAACGCCCCGCGGGACGTGCAGCGGCGGCTCTTCGAGCAGCACCTCGAGCTGGCAGGTGAGTTGAGGCTCCCCGTCATCGTGCACGCTAGGGAGGCCGACGAAGAGATCGCGGCTGCGCTGCGTGGCATGGCGGAGGGCACTGCGGGCGTGCTCCACTGTTTCACCGGTGGCCCGTTCGCCTTCGCGGAGGCGACGAGGGCCGGTTGGTATGTCTCGTTCTCCGGCATTGCCTCGTTCAAGAACTTTGGCGCGGCCGATCTCCTTCGGGAGGTGCCGGCGGACCGGCTGCTGATCGAAACCGACTCGCCGTATCTCGCGCCGGTACCTCGGCGAGGGAAGCGGAACGAACCCTCCTACGTCGCGTACGTGGCTGCCGCGGTCGCCAACCGTATCGAACGAGACGTCGAAGAGGTGGCACGTCAGACCACGGAAAACGCGTGCAGGTTCTACGGTGTCGACTGA
- the secF gene encoding protein translocase subunit SecF — translation MRLFKDARYQFIEARKKAYILSATVLLAGVVAMMINFARIGSWQVYGVDFTGGSLIQVRFDTPIDVGDLRDALGGAQAPPITRFGEENEFVIRAPIAEDASITEVSDRIENDLAAAFGSPSFEVVRAEAVGAEVGAELQLQALYAILFSFLLTLMYLAIRFELRFGLAAVIATLHDILITLGFLAAFQVEIALPTVAAILTILGYSLNDTIVVFDRIRENMHKKGARKRDQLELVNESINETLPRTILTSGTTLSVLLALLLLGGAVIRDFTFVLILGVIIGTYSSIFVASPALIEIQKRWGLGKSGEKKRPQPATV, via the coding sequence ATGAGACTCTTCAAGGACGCCAGGTACCAGTTCATCGAGGCGCGCAAGAAGGCGTATATCCTCTCCGCCACTGTGCTTCTCGCGGGTGTCGTGGCGATGATGATCAACTTCGCCAGGATAGGGAGCTGGCAGGTCTACGGCGTCGACTTCACGGGTGGCTCGCTCATCCAGGTGCGCTTCGACACCCCGATAGACGTGGGGGATCTGCGCGACGCACTGGGCGGGGCGCAGGCACCGCCGATCACTCGCTTCGGCGAGGAGAACGAGTTCGTGATCCGCGCGCCGATCGCCGAGGATGCCTCGATCACCGAGGTTTCCGACCGGATCGAAAACGATCTCGCGGCGGCTTTCGGCTCCCCAAGCTTCGAGGTGGTGCGTGCCGAAGCCGTCGGTGCCGAGGTGGGAGCTGAGCTCCAGCTGCAAGCGCTTTACGCGATCCTCTTCTCCTTCTTGCTCACGCTGATGTACCTGGCGATCCGCTTCGAGCTTCGCTTCGGTCTCGCCGCCGTAATCGCGACACTGCACGACATCCTGATCACGCTCGGATTCCTGGCGGCGTTCCAGGTCGAGATCGCGCTTCCGACGGTTGCGGCGATCTTGACGATTCTCGGGTACTCGCTGAACGACACCATCGTCGTGTTCGACCGCATCCGCGAGAACATGCACAAGAAGGGCGCTCGCAAGCGTGATCAGCTCGAATTGGTGAACGAGTCGATCAACGAGACGCTGCCGCGCACCATTCTTACCTCTGGCACCACGCTCTCGGTTCTCTTGGCGCTACTCCTTCTGGGTGGGGCCGTGATCCGTGACTTCACCTTCGTCTTGATTCTCGGGGTCATCATCGGCACCTATTCGTCGATCTTCGTGGCGTCGCCAGCCCTCATCGAGATCCAGAAGAGATGGGGCCTCGGAAAGAGCGGCGAGAAGAAGAGGCCCCAACCGGCAACCGTCTAG